The proteins below are encoded in one region of Lactuca sativa cultivar Salinas chromosome 3, Lsat_Salinas_v11, whole genome shotgun sequence:
- the LOC122197172 gene encoding putative receptor like protein 25: protein MVYRSLEGSLGSLDAGYENVNQILKGVDREYTTSWQIMFNMDLSGNTLVGGIPVELTALSMLMGLNLSNNHLSGRIPYNIGNMMKLESLDFSKNELTGVIPLCMVALNFLSRLNLSHNNLFGQIPIGNQLQTLDDPSIYVGNKDLCGAPLPKNCSGHEDPTMDKMKNEAADGPMKVWFYMVIMCGFATGFWGVIGVLLFKKQWRQKLFMIAEETIDKMYVAVVVRVAKMKRGREAL from the coding sequence ATGGTATATCGCAGCCTAGAAGGGAGTCTTGGCTCTCTGGATGCCGGGTACGAGAATGTGAATCAAATCCTAAAAGGTGTTGATCGTGAATATACAACAAGTTGGCAAATAATGTTCAACATGGATCTTTCAGGCAATACACTTGTCGGTGGTATACCTGTTGAGCTAACTGCTCTTTCTATGTTGATGGGTCTcaatttgtctaataatcatctaAGTGGGCGTATTCCGTACAACATTGGAAACATGATGAAATTAGAATCTCTGGACTTCTCAAAAAATGAGTTGACTGGGGTAATCCCTCTATGCATGGTAGCTTTAAACTTTTTGAGCCGCTTGaatttatcacacaacaacttgtTCGGACAAATTCCAATAGGAAATCAATTGCAGACCCTTGATGATCCATCAATATATGTTGGGAACAAAGATCTATGTGGAGCTCCGTTGCCGAAGAATTGCTCTGGTCATGAAGATCCAACAATGGACAAGATGAAAAATGAAGCAGCTGATGGACCTATGAAGGTATGGTTTTACATGGTCATAATGTGTGGTTTTGCAACAGGGTTTTGGGGTGTTATTGGAGTTTTGTTGTTCAAGAAGCAGTGGAGACAGAAGCTTTTCATGATTGCAGAGGAAACCATTGACAAGATGTATGTTGCAGTTGTTGTAAGAGTTGCCAAGATGAAGAGAGGAAGAGAAGCCTTATAG